From Chrysemys picta bellii isolate R12L10 chromosome 1, ASM1138683v2, whole genome shotgun sequence:
tcacagccaggaatagaactgaaTTTCTGGTTTCCAGCCCAGTATTTATACGAACACATTTTCTCTAGAACAGCTACAATAACACTTTTGGTTTTAGATGTACCCAACCGTAACAATCTTAACTTTTGAAAACAAACTTTTCATAACTACAAATGGTTAGACAGACAAAAACCAAAAGCTCTTTTAAACTCCAATATAGACTTTGTTCTTTAGTCAACTCCTGGAAAGGTAAAAACCACCAATCACCTAGCATAACTTATTAGCATAACATAATGTATTCTTAGTTCACTAGTAATATTTTTAAACCAGAATATAGTTTAGCAATCATGACTGAATCCAAGATAGATCACTATTTCAATAATCAAGTATTAAGGAATTAATCCTTAATTCTTACACTCAAAACACCACAGTATTTAAATTGGTTTCATCACTAAGAATTTATCTTAAGTGATAAATATTAGTTCACCAGTTCTAGATCTGGAATGTCTAAACACATTTGTTATTCTGTTGATATAGACTACAAATTAAAGAAGGGAAAAAAGTCTTCTGACTTCATACATATCTGAACTTCCCTTTCATGATTCAAGACAAgatatttgttttcattgttaAGCAAGTAGTAATTTGCTCTGAAAGTTTTCCATATTTTAGTGTGTGATTTTAAAATAACCAGTTTATTAGAAATTACACAGAAATGGATTGGAAGTTGAAAGCCTACATGTTTCTCCTTTCATGAGTGAAATTTTTTCCACTGGTTTGCCAATATGATCCAGTTATCTCAATTTGATTTAGCAGTGGGACAAATAAAACAGAATACATTTTCTCTTGCTCTTCTATATCACCATGCCGGTCTTTCAAACTTCTTACTTTGTTTAATAATCCCTTAATTCCAGGGAACTAATCCACTGCAACGTCAGCCAGAATTTTTAGCTGTTTTAGTTCTGTCTTGCTATCACTGAGGGACACTTTGGAGGTGAATTAAATTCATAATTGCTATGGTTATGGCATTTCTTTTATTCATTGCATAAACATCTGAGTACTTCCATTACCTGGCAATCTGCCTGCTGCAAGTGCATCCCCTGGCAAGTGTCCATTAACTCCATTAGTGGATGGGTTGTTCATCTGACCCAAAAGGCCACTCCTCATCTCCAAATCTGTAGGATATGGCCTGCGTGGGTCCCCTTAAAAACAAATAGTTTTTTATATGATTAAAACAAAGCTAACATCTGCAGGATAACTGTTAGCTATTTAGTGCTAGTCTTTTTCTTTAATGCTTTTCGAACAGAAAACTGTGTTGATTGTTCATATCAGCAATGGGAAGCACACCTGTTCTGTGAGAAATTAAACCCAAATATATTCTCCATTTACAATCTTCTTTTATTCAAGCTTGGCAAAAAGAAGTACACAAGAAACTCACTGTAGTAGAAGATCTATCTCTGTTCTCATTGCTACTATTAGCAAGACTTCATTTCAGTTCTTGGCCTTGCTCTTTAGCCAAGTACACATTCTGATCTGCTGCAGGAGGGCAGGAAGAGGATCTGCTGCAGGATGGCTAGGACCCATCACTGAACATTCCTTGCCTCTGGCTCCCAATAATTTCTATATAGTTTCCACATCCCTGATGAGTGCAGTGGTCTCAGAGGAATGTGAATGAAGAGACAGTCCTAATGTTTTCACtcctcagctcatagagagccgagaACCTGGTTCTGACCCATTAATGGATTTAATTAGGACCAAGACCTTGAATTAGACCCCATAGAAAACAGGGATTCAATGGAGGACATACAGTACCAACTTATTAATGGAGTCCAGGAGCTGAGAGTTTTGTAGCTATTTAAAGCCACATATAAAATTTCCACAAAATTTTACTCCAAGGTattcaacaaggaaaaaaataaggtAAGTATTTAAGTatctcaaggggaaaaaaaacatttttaatattggAAAGCTTTATAAAATCCAAGCAAAATACCATTTGTCATGACACAAATACTAAATGGTGGTGTTTAATTATTGCTCCTATATTAAAATGAAAGGACATTTCCATGTCATGCCATCAATGAAAGTACAACAAACTCATACAGCTTATTTGTCAAACATGAAATTTACCTGGTACCCATGTCAGAGGAGCACAAACAGCGTTGCTGGCACTAATCCTGTGggcatatttaattatttcttcAGATGAAACAGCACCTGTGAAAGGGAAAAAGAAGTTAACAGGGGAAATGCACCCTGATTAGCATACTCTCAAGATATTGCCTGATTTGATAGTTTCAGATTATTTAACACTTTGATATTCCAAATAGAGATCAACGATGTGACATTTTAACAGAACTTCAAGGGTATCCCCAATAGGCAGACATTGCAGAGAatagtgtcacagttcagggcaactgcacctgtatttcccctctatGGCCCAACAAGGGCAACCCACTCAAGGCTTCATGCTCCTCTGGCCATCACCTCTTGAGTGGAGAtactcatctctctcccttctgaacaggctgaacagttccctgcctttaCTGTATTATTCCCAGCAGAGACAGGTTGCCTAAACTGGCCTGCTGGCTTTCTTTTCAGATACTAACAACAGAGTAATTGCCCACAGTTGTAAGGTATCACAGAGTTCTTCCTATGCAAACCTATTTTATTCTTGTTAAAAgtactacagagaaaacattaacaacaataaaagaacctacacacatgctaataagatTACCAGATCACCCCAACTTTAACAATGGCTCTGACAGGAGCAGTCCTTCAGTACCCAACCCAAGGGGTTTCCTTGTGGTTTCAAGTTCATCAgggcttcagctcagaacaagcacactgtcttatggggcctcagtaggCCAAGTCTTTTCAatccttccctaaggattggggccctccatAGACCAGAGGTCCTGTCCATCTGCTGGATCAGGAAGACGGCTATAAGCCTATTTTAAACCAGACTATTTATCCAAaaaccctttctttgtctgttggtctctggagaatccagtttgaactagtatatgtgcACCTCTCCAAGGGGGCTTCAGAAGGCTGATAACCAGAAGAATTGCATTATCATTCCCCTCCTTCTCCTAGAGGAGCTACATACAATAACACATACacagttgcatttttaatacaatggatcccaaaggtattaaacctaattcagtaaggtttaacctaattcaataaagtttatcttaattccaggAAGTTTGTCCAGGACATTGAAGAATACTGTCAGTCTGTCACAAACAGCTTAACAGAAGGACCTGGTTTGCAATATATTGACTCAAACTACAGATTCAAATATCACAAAAGTCAGCTAAGTTTTTCAACCTTGTGAGGTAGGCTGATTTACATGCAGTCTACTCTGTAAAATATACTGAGATCTTCTGATTAAAAAAGTCTGTATAAAAGCTAGGTGGATCTTTCATAGGAGACTTAGTACCCATACAGAAGCTGGTTGTAAGATGCCATGGCATTTTTTGTTATAGTAGGGACTTGCCCTAGAATACTtaaacttctctccctttttctcctACTATCATGCAGTGTACATGTTCCAGATGGCAGTCACTCTCCACTCCATAAGTGACTACATTTCAAGCAATGTATAATTTGTGAAATGCCctgagatcattttgaatgaaaGTCACAAATAACTATAAAGATGTTATAAATAACTATAAAATACCTTCCCACCTATTTTGTAAAAATGACTAGCTTAGCTATGCAAGTACTACAGTTTTACTGCAAGTACTgtgcaagtactgattttacgaGATACATAGTATATTGCTAGCAAGTCTGAGGCAAGACACAGATTTTAGTAAGTAATATTGttgatattcatttaaaaaaacaacaaaaaaacatgctctcccctccacctccaaAAAAAGACTGGATACAAACTGTAGACCAGCATATTAGGGGAAGTGCCTTGTGTGACAAACTAAGCTAATCATATGCATTACTACTAAAGCAAAACCAGCACAAAAATTTATACTACGGGGAAATGTATTTGGAGCTATACCTTAAAACTATGATATAATGTTTCCACAACACACACACGCCTTCCAAAATAAAACCCCACACAACTCCAGCCTTTCAAAGTCCTTTATAAGATTTAGAGGTTCCAAACTGAATGGAAAACTCTTACACTCATGCAACATTTTACACAGATTTTAAGTCTTAAACAATTATGTGATACAATTAAAAGAAATCAACCTACATGCTTACATAGAACTCTAGATAAATTACTTAAAGCTATATAGTTTTCAAAGCCTCAGAATATTGTAATAAACTATTGATACTCACCCTTTCTTGCTTTTTCTATTGATTTTAGTTTTTCCTTTGCTTGATAAACAGCTGTTGCCTagttattaaagaaaaaatgCTTCATTAATTTGTAACCTTTGGCTCAAAGAGGCCCTGTGAATTTGTCCACTTATTCTATTAAAAACCACCTCTAAAATAAAGATCAGATCAACATCTTATTATACAGTGAATATTTCAAAATATACCAGTgttttaaataaagttcttcttacTATGCGAGCACATAGCACAGTAATGTCTCTAGAATGTCAGATAAATTAAATAGCTACCATTCTCTACCAATTGTGATGCTCACAGATATCCAGGAAGGGCTCCTATTGCTTTCACTAGTCCAAGTTGCTCAAAGGGTTGCCTATTTTCTCAAGGAATTAGGCCAAAATGTGAAGTCCAAAATTCATCTGCTCCTTCTATTCTTTCCTCATTTAACCAGCACCCGTCTTTAGTGGTTTGATTTTCCACACTTCACCTATTATTTACAATAGCTGTTATTTTCACTACAAATCTTTCAAATAGTGAAAACAGACTGGGTGGGGTGTAAAATTATTATGAAGGAAGAGTAATATAGGTTGAATGAAAATTACCATTACAGCCTTTCCAAAAAGCAAGTAACTTTAATTAACTCTGGCTACTGAAAGCATAATTTCCAAGCTTTCAAGAAGAATTCATGTATTTAATCTTAAACTAaaaattttgttttttccagAACTGCGTGTTATGCACAACCACTCCCAACCAGCAACTCTCAAAAGCAAACACTTCACCTATAGGCTTACCAGTATATGCTCTGCTTCTTTCAGTTGTTTTTGTAGCTGCTGAATATCACTGTCCCTCTTTTCGACTACTTTTTCTAATAGCTGCATTTCATGATGAATTTTCCCCTGATCAAGTGCCAGTTTCATTAATTCCTGAAATTCTCCATCTCTCTGAATCAGCAACTCCAGGATCTGTCAAATAAAGTATTTATGTAACTTATTTAGCTTGATTAATTACAAAATCCACAACTGCACTATGAAGAGGAATCCAATAGTAGGAGGGACAGCAGAAGTCGGTTTTGGGGTATTCACACTGATTTTGTTGTATtctccaaaacaaaacatatttaaaataaaatgaagtttCCAACTCTTCTACTTGGAAAGATAACCTACAATTCAGATAGCCCAAATTGCAACTTGAGGGTAGGTCAAGTATGACATGTGCTAACAAATAAGGTATTTATTTGTACCAAAGCTGGTATGCTGGAGGATTTTATTGAGAATGCAAACAAGAACTTTCCATTCATCTATCAAGGAAGATACAAGTTTCAATATTAAATATGAACATGCAGATCTGAAAAGTATGTGTGTTTCTTGGATTCCAGAGAAGCTACCAATTTGGCTCTCAGTTTAGCAAAATTAGGGCACCCCAATCCATGCAACTGATGGACTTATCTTGTTGGGACTGCTGCCAAACACATGGAAACAAGAGTACTACGAAAGATGCCAATTTTCCTCATTCATCTAATAAATCATTAATTCTTAATActagttatgaacatttcagccCCAGCACTGTTAATTATGCCACTGCTGAATATATGAAACACAGCCCTGGCCGTACTAGCCCATCACCCCTGAGTATTAACTAGAACATCCTCAATGTATTACATTccttagaaaaaaatattttacctcTAGCAAACTGACATAACAGCTACACTCCACTCACAGTGAAGCTGACAATTCTAGacatttagattttaaaaggtgTATTAAGTAGAAGTGCAGTCTGAAACAGTTTGTGCTATAAATTAAAAAGcgaatcacttttaaaagtggaggAAACTGTGTTTTATGCAGTAAAATCTCTGCAGATCTGGAATGTGCTCATTTCATCACTACTAGCACAACTCTTAGTAGGTTTCACACATATGTAGATTAGTGATTCCTAAACCAAAGCTAGCaaatttaatacatttatttttggcCAAAACCATAAGGTTTATTGTAGAAGTACAAGGAAGTGCCAAATGAAAATAATGGTTCTTTTGGGTGGACTGGGGAGTCCTTGACGTATGCTACATCAAGCCCACATTTCTTCCAGAGCTTATCAACAGTGTTTCTTCAGTTAGCATGAGTACTGTGCCTATTCCCAAGAAGAGCTTCCTGTGCTACCTCTGTGGCACTCCAAATTCTGCTGATTCAGAAGCTGAGGTTTAGACCTGATTCCTTGTGCCACTCTAGACTGACTAAGTACTTCTGTTGCCAACAAAGAAAGTAGGAAGTTTCTGGTGAACAGTAAGAATGACCCACTGTGTTGTGTGATTATGAGAGGGAACCAAGCTCCCTTATACTATGGGCACTGACTGTCCAAAGCTAAATGCCCACTAGTAGGCTGTGTTAACACAAGCAGCCCAAGCTTGCACCAACTCCAGCAGTGCACAACCATCAACTCATTACTAAAAAAGGTTTACAACCAAACTAGAAGTTACTATGCCCTCAAATGTAATATGATATGACTAGCCCTCTCACTAAGTATGCTGGAACTCAGAGCCATCTTCCTCTGTTTTCAGAAGGGTTACTTTGCAAGACATAGTAGTGAGGGCAGTTCACAGCGGGGCCATTGGTCTCATCTAAAGCATAGCTGTAATCCACAAACTACACAGAAGTATCCCCTTAGTCAAGGTATGTTCTTTGTGAATCCTCTAGCTGTATCTGTTTACTCTTTTGATAAAGTCTTTACTTCTGTTCAGCACCACAGAGCCAATGCAATGGAGTCTATTCTGCTTCATGCATCTACACAATTTTCAGTTAAACTCTGCTTACAAAATCTTTATTACAAGCAAGGATGTACAATCCTTAGAGAACacagcttgatttttcagagcacAAATTGGATTAATAGCATCTCCCATTACAAATTCATCTTTGGATTTGTAAGAGTTAAAGTTTGATGTGGAGGCTATTGTGAGAGAATACGTTACAGTAGATAATAAGGGAAAGATTAACTGTATGTAAATTACTGAAACTAGTACTACATGTATTCACATATTTAATCTTTGCTGTTTTCAATCTCGATGCCCCCTTGGAGAAAAATCTTCTGATACTGTCAGCTACCTTAGGTGGCCTGTTTTAAGTGGCCAGGAAAGGAAAGGTATAATTAAGTCTCCTTCCTCTATGTACCAGGGGTTTATCTCCATAAAGATATCAAATAATTGGACAGTCCATCACACGCAAAAATCCACCCTCAAACCGCAGAGGGAGAGAACTGGCTGAGATTTTGACGAAGTGCCAGACCAAGAGTGAATGAAGATCATCAGCACTAAGGATCACAAAAGGAAATAGTCTAGCTACAATTTTCTTCAGAACTCTACAGACCAGCACTTGACAAACCATCTAATAAGCTCCTTATCCAGAATATTTATGCTGCTTGCCACCAGTGCTCAAGGCACATGTAGGGTTTAAGGAGTGCACATGGACTGGGACAGGGGTTAGCAAGAAGCTGCTCTTCAGCCCTTTAAGTACTTACAAGCACAGCAGGAGACTGAATCAAGCCCTGGAAAAGCAAAATACTGAAGAGTCTGTTAAACCACTGCTCTCACATTTCATAGGATTTCAGTCCTATTGAACACAACTAGTATTTACAAACTCAGGGCAAAGTTCTTGGCttactgggtgggggagggaaggggcactgTCACTGACTTCTctggaagcaggattgggccctcaccACTAAACTTTTCAAATATTAGTGTTGCTAAAAATTTCATACCACACAGTTAGCCTGAATGCTAGGCCTCGTAGGGAGAAAAAGGCTGAATATGTAGGTTAACTACCTAGACAAATATTTAAGAAAATTTGTTTACCTGGCTCTCCTCTCCTGGTTGTGGGAGTTTCTGGTTTCTTGAAATTGCCAAAATTTCAATCAGTTCCCTGAAATGAAATTTGCATTGTAAACAATATTCTAAACTACTGTTTAGAAATTAGGTCAGATTGTCCCCAGTGAGTTTCAAAAGTATACTAGTGACATTGTATTTTTATTAGGGCTgccgattaatcgcagttaactcaggtgattaactaaaaaaaattaatcgtgattaaaaaaattaatcacgattaatcgcactgttaaacaatagaataccaattgtaatttactaaatatttgtggatgtttttctatattttcaaatatattgatttgaattacaacaaggaatacaaagtgtacagtgctcactttatattatttttaatacaaatatttgcagtgtaaaaatgataaacagaatgtttcaattcatctcatacaagtactgtagtgcaatctctttatcgtgaaagtgaaatttacaaatgtagatttttttgttacacaactgcactcaaaaaaacaaaacaatgtaaaatgttagagcctacaagtccactcagtcctacttcttgttcagccaatcgctcagacaaagaagtttgtttacatttacaggacataatgctgctcgcttcttcacagaatcatagaagattagggttggaagagacctcaggaggtcatctagtccaaccgcctgctcacagcaggaccaaccccaattaaatcatccccagccagggatttgtcaagctgggacttaaaaatctctaaggatggagattttaccacctccctaggtaacccattccagtgcttcaccaccctcctagtgaaatagtttttcctaatatccaagctagacctccccaactgcaacttgacaccattgctccttgttctgtcatctgccaatactgagaacagcctagctccctCTTCTTTGGATCCCCCCttaaggtagttgaaggctgctatcaaatcccccctcactcttcttttctgaagactaaataagcctagttccctcagcctctcctcataagtcatgtgccccagccccctaatcatttttattgccctccactggactcgctccaatttgtccacatcctttctgtagcggggggcccaaaactggatgcaatactccagatgtggcctcaccagcaccaaacagagggaaataatcacttccctcgatctgctggcaatgctcactaatgcagcccaatatgccgttagccttcctggcaacaagggcacactgttgactcatatccagcttccactgtaatcccaggtccttttctgtagaactgccacttagccagtcggtcccaacctgtagcagtgcacgggattcttccatcctaagtgcaggactctgcacttgtccttgttgaacctcgtcagatttcttttggcacaatcctctaatttgtctagatgcctctgtatcctatccctaccctccagcgtatctaccactcctcacagcttagtgtcatctgcaaacttgctgaggctgcaatccattccatcatccagatcattaatgaaattatttacgtcacctgaaagcgagaacaggcgttcacaggCACTTTTaaagctggcattgcaaggtatttatgtagcaggtatgctaaacattcgtatgccccttcatgctttggccaccattccagagaacatgcttccatgctgatgatgcttgttaaaaaaaatgtgttaattaaatttgtgactgaactccttgggggagaactgtacgtctccttctgttttacctgcattctgccatatatttcatggtatagcagtctcagatgatgacccagtacaagttgtttattttaagaacactttcactggagatttgacaaaacgcaaaggaggtaccaatgtgagatttccaaacatagctacagcactcgacccaaggtttaagaatctgaagctcCTTCCAAGGTCTGAGAGGgtcaaggtgtggagcatgctttcagaagtcttaaaagagcaacacttcaatgcggaaactacagaacccgaaccaccaaaaaaggaactcaatcttctgctggtggcatctgactcagatgattaaaatgaacatgcatcggtccacactgctttggatagttatcagcatggacgcatgtcctctggaagggtggttgaagcatgaagggacgtatgaatctttagcgcatctggcacgtacaTATCTTGCGACAtgggctacaacagtgccatgcaaacacctattctcactttcaggtgacattgtaaacaagatgcggcagcattatctcctgcaaatgtaaacaaacttgtttgtctgagcgattggctaaacaagaagtaggagtgagtggactccagttttacattgttttatttttgagtgcagttattattttgtacataaaattctacatttgtaagttcaactttcatgataaagagattgcactacagtacttgtattaggtgaattgaaatatactatttattttgttttttaatgtgcaaatatttgtaataaaaaataataatataaagtgagcactgtatacttgtattctgtgtggtaattgaaatcaatatatttgaaaatgtaggaaacatccaaaaatatttaaataaatggattccattattctttaacagtgtgattaatcacacgattattttttttaatcgcttgacagccttaaTTTTTATCTTAAATATTTCGGTATTTAAGACAACCCCTTGAAAAACCTAAAAGTATCAAAATCtttatttttgataaaaaaaCTAATTAGATTTTACaaacatatgaggaaagattgatgTAAATTTGGACTTAAAATTTTTGGCACAGGGCTTTCAATTTAAGAACGTGAATAAGAAACTATTTCAAAAGTACTTTCTGTTATTTTAAGTGACATTTGTGTTTATGAAAGGTGCCAGGCTGACATCCTCTCAGCATAAGTATGACACCAGCAGAAAGAGTTCCAAGGGACATCATCAaccttaaaaatcataaattgtaaCACAGGTAAGGAAATGTGTTTACAAACACCACGTCAAATCCAAAGCCCAATTAAATCAATGGAAgactttccattgatttccatggactCTCGATAAGATTCTCAGTTCTTAGCATCTCCAAGTCTGCCAAGCTACATGCCAATTGTTATGGTGGTTTACAAGACATGGGTATGAATTCAGTAAGAATTGACCTGCCATCAATTCATTTCTCAGATCGCTAAATAGCCAAAATGGCAGTTAATTCCAGTCTACCATCATGGGCTCAATTTGAGCCGGAGACTGTTTATGAGTAATGGAGTCtcaactctaagggtatgtctacactggcagagttacatcgccactcagagagcgctgaagggaaactgctgttgcGTGTTCACACTATCAGCTGCCTGCGAAacagcatgttcacacttgcatcggtattgggagcggtgcactctgggcagctatcccacagagcacctcttcctcttctgccactaagagttgtgggaaggcggagggggtcatGGGGcttcctgggtcctgtcccaatgccccatgattcTTTGCTTCgtatcccagcaatccctgtgcttctgtctgcatttggcgccatctttcaatggtttgtgtactgcgcactctgcctcttcggtctgcaggaatggatcccgcattgttgaccaatatgctgctcgttACTAGTACGTCACAAGTAGCAGTGGAGTtgttccttaaactacaaaggcaagaggagtgtgacactGATCTCGCCACGCATAGTAGCTATGAcaagagattgcttgtggcattcaccgATAtgttgaccacagtggaacgcctcTTTTGGGCTCCGGTAACAAGCACatactggtgggatcacatcgtcatgcacacttgggatgactagcagtggctgcagaactttcggatgaggaaagccacgttcatgggactgtgtgatgagtttgccccagccctgtggcacaagAACACGAGAATGAGAGTTGCTCTGTCGTTTGAGAAGtgtgtggcgattgcactgtggaagctggctactccagactgctaccagtcgctaaccagttcagagtggggaagtcaaccgttggactcgtgttgacagaagtgtgcagggccataaaatcacatcctgctctgaaagaccgactctgggcaacatgcgtgacattgtggatggctgtgcacaaatgggcttccctaactgcgggcagccggggggggggaaggggggggagagggcgagatagatggcacacatattccaactctggcaccagaccacctagccaccgagtacattaattggaaagggtatttctctatggttctccaggtgcttgtggatcaccgcggacatttcacggacattaatggaggctggtccagaaagatgCATGACACATggatctttcagaacactggcctgttcaagaagctgcaagcagtgactttcttcccggaccagaagatcaccgtaggggaagtcaaaattcccattgtgatcctgggagaccccgcctacctTTAATGCCGtagcttatgaagccatacacgggaaaccttgacagcagcaaggagaggttcaacaacaggctgagcaagtgcagaatgactgttgagtgtgcttttggccatttaaaggcccactGGGGCTGCCTATCTGGGAGGTTGGACCTGGCCAATGaaaatattcctatgcttatagccgcgtgctgtatgcgccataatatttgtgaagggaagggtgaaagcttcactcagggctggaccactgagggtcagcgcctggaggctgaatttgaacagccagagaccagggctattagaggagcGCAGCACGggaccataaggatcagggatgccttcaggcagcaatttgaagcagaaagccactaatatttgttgctatgctcgggagtgcagtgcttgtaatgctaggaggtgattgtgattgcacagtgaaggtttaagaaaattgcctgttgctttgcagggctctgtttgctttcagttaatGAAATAAacattgctttcaaaccaaagcaattcttttattaaaaaacaacaactggaggagagagacaaacaaaaaaaaaacacatcagcacggGGCGGGGTGTCCCCAGGAGGAGGTTGGATCCCGggacagttaaagatttgtgtatgtccaagtatcatatgcaaccttgtcctttggagtacagtgcagcaggtactgtacttcagcagggctaaactgcagaagGTTGGGTGtagagtgcagtgggtactggga
This genomic window contains:
- the MED4 gene encoding mediator of RNA polymerase II transcription subunit 4 isoform X1; the protein is MALSPAAAVRCGACCRLAAAGRGGWLLGRGDGGGRGAEQHAGQAAGGAGGSGAAGQNSVSGLHRLRELIEILAISRNQKLPQPGEESQILELLIQRDGEFQELMKLALDQGKIHHEMQLLEKVVEKRDSDIQQLQKQLKEAEHILATAVYQAKEKLKSIEKARKGAVSSEEIIKYAHRISASNAVCAPLTWVPGDPRRPYPTDLEMRSGLLGQMNNPSTNGVNGHLPGDALAAGRLPDVLAPQYPWQSSDISMNMLPPNHSNDFMLEPPGHNKENEDDVEVMSTDSSSSSSDSD
- the MED4 gene encoding mediator of RNA polymerase II transcription subunit 4 isoform X2, with the translated sequence MAAGGERSSTRDRLLAALEDLELLARELIEILAISRNQKLPQPGEESQILELLIQRDGEFQELMKLALDQGKIHHEMQLLEKVVEKRDSDIQQLQKQLKEAEHILATAVYQAKEKLKSIEKARKGAVSSEEIIKYAHRISASNAVCAPLTWVPGDPRRPYPTDLEMRSGLLGQMNNPSTNGVNGHLPGDALAAGRLPDVLAPQYPWQSSDISMNMLPPNHSNDFMLEPPGHNKENEDDVEVMSTDSSSSSSDSD